ATTTGGCTCATATGTACGTGGTGATCAGGTTTCTGGTAGCGATATAGACATACTTGTAGAATTTTCGAAACCTGTTGGATTGATAAAGTTTATTGAGCTGGAAGAATATCTCAGTGAACTTTTAAAAACAAAAGTAGACCTCGTTCCAAAAAGTGGAATAAAAATAGCACTGAAAGATAGCATACTCAGTGAGGCAGTTTCAGTATGAAGCGAGATTACAAAATCTTTCTACAGGATATCCTTCGAAGTATAGAACATATTGAAGGATATACAGAAGGCATGGATATCGAAGCTTTTC
The Candidatus Thermoplasmatota archaeon genome window above contains:
- a CDS encoding nucleotidyltransferase family protein: MKKIDEIKHILKSHKEIMAEKYHVKEISVFGSYVRGDQVSGSDIDILVEFSKPVGLIKFIELEEYLSELLKTKVDLVPKSGIKIALKDSILSEAVSV